The following coding sequences are from one Microbacterium sp. SORGH_AS_0969 window:
- the otsA gene encoding alpha,alpha-trehalose-phosphate synthase (UDP-forming) translates to MTQADFVVVANRLPVDRTPDGEGWRRSPGGLVTALEPVMRRADGAWVGWAGQPDVELDPFEFDGVHLVPVVLSAADVQNYYEGFSNDTIWPLYHDVIAAPTYKRAWWDAYVRVNRRFAEAAAASASQNATVWVQDYQLQLVPKMLRELRPDLTIGYFHHIPFPAYGLYSQLPWRKQVLEGLLGADVIGFQRVADAGNFARAVRRQLRYETKASGILVPDPKGGTRVALAKAFPISIDADSYVELAQKPEIQQRAKEIREGLGNPRKILLGVDRLDYTKGIRHRLKAWGELLEDGRATVEDATLVQVASPSRERVDAYVQLRDEIEMTVGRINGDHDTTTHTAIRYLHQSYPREEMVALFLAADVMLVTALRDGMNLVAKEYVASRTDNRGVLVLSEFAGAADEMGSALLINPHDIDGLKDAIVRAIDMPAAEQGRRMRALRKRVREHDVEDWSREFLEALATFHDTASSAAAAAEVEGDSEGEDAE, encoded by the coding sequence GTGACCCAGGCCGATTTCGTCGTCGTCGCCAACCGCCTTCCCGTCGACCGCACCCCGGACGGTGAAGGGTGGCGTCGTTCCCCCGGCGGTCTCGTGACCGCCCTCGAGCCGGTGATGCGTCGCGCCGACGGCGCGTGGGTCGGGTGGGCCGGCCAACCCGACGTCGAGCTCGACCCGTTCGAGTTCGACGGAGTGCACCTTGTTCCCGTCGTGCTGTCGGCGGCCGACGTGCAGAACTACTACGAGGGCTTCTCGAACGACACGATCTGGCCGCTCTACCACGACGTCATCGCCGCGCCGACCTACAAGCGCGCGTGGTGGGACGCGTACGTCCGCGTGAACCGCCGATTCGCCGAAGCCGCGGCCGCCTCTGCTTCTCAGAACGCGACGGTGTGGGTGCAGGACTATCAGCTGCAGCTCGTTCCCAAGATGCTGCGGGAACTCCGGCCCGACCTGACGATCGGCTACTTCCACCACATCCCGTTTCCCGCCTACGGCCTGTACTCGCAGCTCCCGTGGCGCAAGCAGGTCCTCGAGGGCCTGCTGGGCGCCGACGTGATCGGATTCCAACGCGTTGCGGACGCGGGCAACTTCGCGCGAGCCGTGCGGCGTCAGTTGCGGTACGAGACCAAGGCCAGCGGCATCCTGGTTCCGGACCCGAAGGGCGGCACGCGCGTCGCCCTCGCCAAGGCGTTCCCGATCTCGATCGACGCCGACTCGTACGTCGAGCTCGCGCAGAAGCCCGAGATCCAGCAGCGCGCGAAAGAGATCCGCGAGGGCCTCGGCAACCCCCGCAAGATCCTGCTCGGGGTCGATCGCCTCGATTACACGAAGGGCATCCGCCACCGCCTGAAGGCGTGGGGCGAATTGCTCGAGGACGGCCGCGCCACGGTCGAGGACGCCACGCTCGTGCAGGTCGCGAGCCCGAGTCGCGAGCGCGTCGACGCCTACGTGCAGCTGCGCGACGAGATCGAGATGACCGTCGGGCGGATCAACGGCGACCACGACACAACAACGCACACCGCGATCCGGTACCTGCACCAGTCGTACCCGCGTGAAGAGATGGTCGCGCTGTTCCTCGCCGCGGACGTCATGCTCGTGACCGCTCTCCGCGACGGCATGAACCTCGTGGCGAAGGAGTACGTCGCCAGCCGCACCGACAACCGCGGTGTGCTGGTGCTGAGCGAGTTCGCCGGTGCCGCCGACGAGATGGGCAGCGCCCTGCTCATCAATCCGCACGACATCGACGGATTGAAGGATGCCATCGTCCGGGCGATCGACATGCCCGCTGCCGAGCAGGGTCGCCGCATGCGGGCGCTGCGCAAACGCGTGCGCGAGCATGACGTCGAGGACTGGTCGCGCGAGTTCCTCGAGGCTCTCGCGACGTTCCACGACACGGCCTCGAGCGCGGCGGCCGCCGCC